In Halorientalis sp. LT38, a genomic segment contains:
- a CDS encoding DUF424 domain-containing protein: MILNERDTEEGLLVSVCDPDVLGETFENGDVSLTVETDFYEGEEVDEDAVVDSLARCAVANIVGTHAVEVAIEHGFVEEGNVLDLGETRHAQLLRM; encoded by the coding sequence ATGATCCTCAACGAACGCGACACCGAAGAGGGACTGCTCGTCTCGGTCTGTGACCCCGACGTGCTCGGGGAGACCTTCGAGAACGGCGACGTCTCGCTCACCGTCGAGACGGACTTCTACGAGGGCGAGGAGGTCGACGAGGACGCGGTCGTCGACAGCCTCGCCCGCTGTGCGGTCGCGAACATCGTCGGCACCCACGCCGTCGAGGTGGCCATCGAACACGGCTTCGTCGAGGAGGGTAACGTCCTCGACCTGGGGGAGACGCGCCACGCCCAGCTGTTGCGGATGTAG
- a CDS encoding mandelate racemase/muconate lactonizing enzyme family protein translates to MQITGVDQYHLEHQAEGSFEPTWIPGYPQGTHEVELFAIETDTGHTGYGAMPSFAGGMDFSEPLSYFLLGEDPHDVEGILRKLDSINLVGPRPWGVEIAMWDLIGKDAGKPIYELLGGTSSEIPIYASTGEVKPADERIDYLEDVLEAGVGAVKLRVTEPGHIEIVREVREAYPDLPLMVDANKGWAVRVMEHERQWSFREALEFARGLEDLGNVRWLEEPLPRHDYEQYARLREAVDVPIAGGEFNDGIHHFREFVKQGSLDVLQPDAALATGIKRANEVAAMARQHGLEYVPHTWTNGIGFVANLHVMAANDSPWCEFPMEPPWTPDVRDFLLTETVDHEDGVVTPPEGPGLGVEIDESLLE, encoded by the coding sequence ATGCAGATCACCGGCGTCGACCAGTACCACCTCGAACACCAGGCCGAGGGGAGTTTCGAACCGACGTGGATCCCCGGCTACCCGCAGGGCACCCACGAAGTCGAACTGTTCGCCATAGAGACCGACACCGGCCACACCGGCTACGGCGCGATGCCGAGTTTCGCCGGCGGCATGGACTTCTCCGAGCCCCTCTCCTACTTCCTGCTCGGCGAGGATCCCCACGACGTCGAGGGGATCCTCCGGAAACTGGACAGCATCAACCTCGTCGGCCCGCGCCCGTGGGGCGTCGAGATCGCGATGTGGGACCTCATCGGCAAGGACGCCGGCAAACCGATCTACGAACTTCTGGGCGGGACGAGCAGTGAGATCCCGATCTACGCCTCGACGGGGGAAGTCAAGCCGGCCGACGAGCGCATCGACTACCTCGAGGACGTGCTCGAGGCGGGCGTCGGCGCCGTCAAACTCCGGGTCACCGAGCCGGGGCACATCGAGATCGTCCGGGAAGTACGGGAGGCCTACCCGGATCTGCCGCTGATGGTCGACGCGAACAAGGGCTGGGCCGTCCGGGTGATGGAACACGAGCGCCAGTGGTCGTTCCGCGAGGCCCTGGAGTTCGCCCGCGGACTGGAGGACCTCGGAAACGTCCGCTGGCTCGAAGAACCGCTCCCGCGGCACGACTACGAACAGTACGCCCGCCTCCGGGAGGCGGTGGACGTGCCGATCGCCGGCGGGGAGTTCAACGACGGGATCCACCACTTCCGGGAGTTCGTGAAACAGGGTTCACTGGACGTGCTGCAACCCGACGCCGCGCTGGCGACGGGGATCAAGCGCGCGAACGAGGTGGCCGCGATGGCCCGCCAGCACGGCCTGGAGTACGTGCCCCACACATGGACCAACGGAATCGGATTCGTCGCCAACCTGCACGTCATGGCCGCCAACGACTCGCCGTGGTGCGAGTTCCCGATGGAGCCCCCGTGGACGCCCGACGTGCGCGACTTCCTGCTCACCGAGACCGTCGACCACGAGGACGGCGTCGTCACCCCACCGGAGGGGCCGGGGCTGGGCGTCGAGATCGACGAGTCGCTGCTGGAGTGA
- a CDS encoding acyl-CoA thioesterase — translation MSEFAFTTRIPIRYRDIDPWDHVNNAVFATYLEEARSEYLDTAFDEELGTRNFVLVNLELDYHAPVTYDEAGVEVAVRTSAIGESSLTLAYEVRDGDTVAATGETTMVAMDDDGAPRAVPEEWRAAIEAFEPELA, via the coding sequence ATGAGTGAGTTCGCCTTCACGACGAGGATCCCGATCCGCTATCGCGACATCGATCCCTGGGACCACGTCAACAACGCCGTCTTCGCGACGTATCTGGAGGAAGCGCGCAGCGAGTACCTCGATACGGCCTTCGACGAGGAACTCGGGACGCGCAACTTCGTGCTGGTCAACCTCGAACTCGACTACCACGCCCCCGTCACCTACGACGAAGCGGGTGTCGAGGTGGCCGTCCGGACCAGCGCCATCGGCGAGTCGAGCCTGACGCTGGCCTACGAGGTCCGGGACGGCGACACCGTCGCGGCGACGGGCGAGACGACGATGGTCGCGATGGACGACGACGGGGCACCCAGGGCCGTTCCCGAGGAGTGGCGCGCGGCCATCGAGGCCTTCGAACCCGAACTCGCCTGA
- a CDS encoding aminotransferase class V-fold PLP-dependent enzyme → MGTPESAPLAVERVRSDFPILEREFDGTPLVYLDNAATSQTPEPVVDAIVDYYHRYNANVHRGLHTLSQEASIAYEDAHDRVAEFIGASGGREEIVFTKNATEAMNTVAYAWGLAELGPGDEVVLTEMEHHAALVTWQQIAKKTGATVRYIRVDEDGYLDMDHARELIGPDTAMVSVVHVSNTLGTVNPVSELADIAHEEDALIFVDGAQSVPHMPVDVEEIDADFFAFSGHKMCGPTGIGVLYGKERLLEAMQPYHYGGMMIEKVTFEDSTWHELPWKFEAGTPVIAQGIALAEACDYLDDIGMENVERHGEQLAEYAHERLQEFEGVQILGPPGDDRGALVSFNLENVHAHDISEILNEYGVAVRAGDHCTQPLHDKLGVPASARGSFYIYNTEEEVDVMIEALEAAQDLFA, encoded by the coding sequence ATGGGAACCCCTGAGTCAGCGCCGCTCGCCGTCGAACGCGTCCGGTCGGACTTCCCCATCCTGGAGCGGGAGTTCGACGGGACGCCGCTCGTCTATCTCGACAACGCGGCGACGAGCCAGACGCCCGAACCGGTCGTCGACGCCATCGTCGACTACTACCACCGGTACAACGCGAACGTCCACCGCGGCCTCCACACGCTCTCACAGGAGGCCTCGATCGCCTACGAGGACGCCCACGACCGCGTCGCCGAGTTCATCGGCGCCTCCGGCGGCCGCGAGGAGATCGTCTTCACGAAAAACGCCACCGAGGCGATGAACACCGTCGCCTACGCCTGGGGCCTCGCGGAACTGGGGCCTGGCGACGAGGTCGTCCTCACGGAGATGGAACACCACGCCGCCCTCGTGACCTGGCAACAGATCGCGAAGAAGACCGGCGCGACGGTCCGGTACATCCGCGTCGACGAGGACGGCTACCTCGACATGGACCACGCTCGCGAACTCATCGGCCCCGACACCGCGATGGTCAGCGTCGTCCACGTCTCCAACACCCTCGGTACCGTGAACCCCGTCTCGGAACTGGCCGATATCGCCCACGAAGAGGACGCCCTCATCTTCGTCGACGGCGCGCAGTCAGTCCCGCACATGCCCGTCGACGTGGAAGAGATCGACGCCGACTTCTTCGCCTTCTCGGGCCACAAGATGTGCGGTCCCACGGGGATCGGCGTCCTCTACGGGAAAGAGCGCCTGCTCGAGGCGATGCAGCCGTACCACTACGGCGGCATGATGATCGAGAAGGTCACCTTCGAGGACTCGACCTGGCACGAACTCCCCTGGAAGTTCGAGGCCGGCACGCCCGTCATCGCCCAGGGGATCGCGCTCGCGGAAGCCTGCGACTACCTCGACGACATCGGGATGGAGAACGTCGAGCGCCACGGCGAACAGCTGGCCGAGTACGCCCACGAACGGCTCCAGGAGTTCGAGGGCGTCCAGATCCTCGGCCCGCCGGGCGACGACCGCGGTGCGCTGGTCTCGTTCAACCTCGAGAACGTCCACGCCCACGACATCTCCGAGATCCTCAACGAGTACGGCGTCGCGGTCCGGGCCGGCGACCACTGCACCCAGCCCCTGCACGACAAGCTCGGCGTCCCCGCTTCCGCCAGAGGGTCGTTCTACATTTACAACACCGAGGAAGAGGTCGACGTGATGATCGAGGCGCTCGAGGCGGCCCAGGACCTGTTCGCCTGA
- a CDS encoding AzlD domain-containing protein, which produces MATSYGDPAIWIVIVVIGLATYGIRLSFIALFGYLDEIPPWVARLLRYVPAAVLAGLVLPAFVTIQPGAGDLAVDKLLAGALAAGVAWRTENVLATMAVGMGALWILRFLVLPHLFLLG; this is translated from the coding sequence GTGGCCACTAGCTACGGCGATCCCGCGATCTGGATCGTCATCGTCGTCATCGGCCTCGCGACCTACGGGATCCGGCTCTCCTTCATCGCCCTCTTCGGCTACCTCGACGAGATTCCGCCGTGGGTGGCCCGCCTGCTCCGCTACGTCCCCGCCGCCGTCCTCGCGGGGCTGGTGCTCCCGGCGTTCGTCACGATCCAGCCCGGCGCCGGCGACCTCGCCGTGGACAAACTCCTCGCGGGCGCTCTCGCGGCCGGCGTCGCCTGGCGTACCGAGAACGTACTCGCGACGATGGCCGTCGGGATGGGCGCGCTCTGGATTCTGCGATTCCTGGTGCTGCCCCACCTTTTTCTCCTCGGGTGA
- a CDS encoding AzlC family ABC transporter permease has product MNRADFRRGVRDATPILLGILPFAIVAGIAAANAGLDLSQAVGMSVIVFAGASQLAALDLLGRDAPLSVVVVTAVVINLRMLMYSASIAPYFRSFAGRVKAGLAYFLTDQAYAVTIAGYRAEGSVDRATYYFAVGGTIWLVWQIATVAGVLLGTGVPAAWGLEFTVPLVFLALLVPTMEDGPTTLAGITGGAVAVLGAGLPLNLGLLVGASLGVAAGVVSERYLDVEASRGH; this is encoded by the coding sequence ATGAACCGCGCAGACTTCCGCCGCGGCGTCCGGGACGCGACGCCCATCCTGCTGGGCATCCTCCCGTTCGCCATCGTCGCGGGCATCGCCGCGGCGAACGCCGGCCTCGACCTCTCGCAGGCGGTCGGGATGTCGGTCATCGTCTTCGCCGGCGCGTCACAGCTCGCCGCGCTGGACCTGCTCGGCCGCGACGCACCGCTCTCGGTGGTCGTGGTCACCGCCGTCGTCATCAACCTCCGAATGTTGATGTACTCGGCCTCGATCGCCCCGTACTTCCGCTCCTTTGCCGGCCGCGTGAAGGCCGGTCTGGCGTACTTCCTGACCGATCAGGCCTACGCCGTGACGATCGCCGGCTACCGCGCGGAAGGTTCGGTCGACCGCGCGACGTACTACTTCGCCGTCGGCGGCACCATCTGGCTCGTCTGGCAGATCGCGACCGTCGCCGGCGTTCTGCTCGGTACCGGCGTCCCGGCGGCCTGGGGCCTCGAGTTCACCGTCCCGCTCGTCTTTCTCGCGCTGCTCGTCCCGACGATGGAGGACGGGCCGACTACCCTCGCCGGGATCACCGGCGGCGCCGTCGCCGTCCTCGGCGCCGGCCTCCCGCTCAACCTCGGGTTGCTCGTGGGCGCGAGCCTCGGCGTCGCGGCCGGAGTGGTCTCCGAGCGATACCTCGACGTGGAGGCGAGCCGTGGCCACTAG
- the sufU gene encoding Fe-S cluster assembly sulfur transfer protein SufU, with protein sequence MVGGSDMYRQQILDHYKSPRNYGEMEDPTFTHVGENPMCGDTIEMQVRLDDDEEEIEYVAFQGDGCAISQASASMLSEKLQGTTIEELHEMDRDDVVDMLGVDISPMRIKCAVLAEKVAQDGADIYFGELDVDKTTTEDDE encoded by the coding sequence ATGGTCGGCGGCTCCGATATGTACCGGCAGCAGATCCTCGATCACTACAAGAGCCCGCGCAACTACGGTGAAATGGAGGATCCCACGTTCACGCACGTCGGCGAGAACCCGATGTGCGGCGACACCATCGAGATGCAGGTGCGCCTCGACGACGACGAAGAGGAGATCGAGTACGTCGCCTTCCAGGGCGACGGCTGCGCCATCTCCCAGGCCTCGGCGTCGATGCTCTCCGAGAAGCTCCAGGGGACGACGATCGAGGAACTCCACGAGATGGACCGCGACGACGTCGTCGACATGCTCGGCGTCGACATCTCCCCGATGCGCATCAAATGTGCCGTGCTGGCCGAGAAGGTGGCCCAGGACGGCGCCGACATCTACTTCGGCGAACTGGACGTCGACAAGACGACGACCGAAGACGACGAGTAG
- a CDS encoding PAS domain-containing sensor histidine kinase, producing the protein MSQGADDAGEWQCLLEDLPVMYVHTRKEDGQAVLDTCNERFVETLGYDREALLGRPLADVYTPESAAAMDGCDSLAAPDDETVTRRRKLVCADGTVVHTLVRAVPRTDADDAIVGARILFVDITMREQRRRQATVLNRLLRHNLRNDMTVVLSHARLLADAMDESERDSAQKVREIAERWDRLVEKVQRIRQVLSPEQGWRPADLATVLERVEADLNQRYPAARVHVLRPSEGVATIRPEVELALTELCSNAIRHAEAEDPEVVVTVGVPPDEPWVKLTVTDDGPPIPESELLALRDDETTPLVHGTGLGLWMVRLAVERVGGHVAVTENDENGTAVTIRYPCRD; encoded by the coding sequence ATGTCACAGGGGGCCGACGACGCGGGGGAGTGGCAGTGCTTGCTGGAGGACCTGCCAGTGATGTACGTCCACACGCGGAAGGAGGACGGGCAGGCGGTCCTCGACACCTGTAACGAGCGGTTCGTCGAGACGCTGGGCTACGACCGGGAGGCGTTGCTCGGGCGCCCGCTGGCCGACGTCTACACACCCGAGTCGGCGGCGGCGATGGACGGCTGCGACAGCCTGGCCGCCCCCGACGACGAGACCGTCACCCGCCGGCGCAAACTCGTCTGTGCCGACGGCACGGTCGTCCACACCCTCGTCCGCGCGGTCCCGCGTACGGACGCCGACGACGCCATCGTTGGCGCCCGCATCCTGTTCGTCGACATCACGATGCGCGAGCAGCGCCGCCGGCAGGCGACCGTCCTCAATCGCCTGCTCCGGCACAACCTCCGCAACGACATGACGGTCGTGCTCAGCCACGCCCGCCTGCTCGCCGACGCGATGGACGAGAGCGAGCGCGACTCGGCCCAGAAGGTCCGCGAGATCGCCGAGCGCTGGGATCGCCTCGTCGAGAAGGTCCAGCGCATCCGCCAGGTCCTCTCCCCCGAGCAGGGGTGGCGACCCGCCGACCTGGCCACCGTCCTCGAACGCGTCGAGGCCGACCTCAACCAGCGCTACCCCGCCGCCCGCGTCCACGTCCTGCGCCCCTCCGAAGGGGTCGCCACGATCCGCCCCGAAGTCGAACTCGCGCTGACGGAACTCTGCAGCAACGCCATCCGCCACGCCGAGGCCGAGGACCCCGAGGTGGTCGTCACCGTCGGCGTCCCTCCGGACGAACCCTGGGTCAAACTCACCGTCACCGACGACGGCCCCCCGATCCCCGAGAGCGAACTGCTGGCGCTACGCGACGACGAGACTACCCCACTCGTCCACGGCACCGGCCTCGGCCTCTGGATGGTCCGCCTGGCCGTCGAGCGCGTCGGCGGCCACGTCGCCGTCACCGAGAACGACGAGAACGGCACCGCCGTCACCATCCGCTATCCCTGTCGGGACTGA
- the thrC gene encoding threonine synthase, with protein sequence MATLDLELGGPQTVPEAADDGVWLTCIECGETFAPFDDVRYTCDDCDGLLEARYADAPTFDDFEGRGVWRYSSALPFEEGVTLPEGDTPLHYVPDLEDDIGVRNLRIKHEGMNPTGSFKDRGMTVGVRVAEEVGVDRLACASTGNTSAALAAYGARANLETLVLLPAGKVAAGKVAQASLHGARILEVDGNFDSCLDIVQDLASRGEAYLLNSLNPFRLEGQKTIGFEILERFYEDEGRFPDRIVLPVGNAGNTAALYKAFRELVRSGELAPGDVPKLTGVQAEGAAPMVEAIEKGWEDTERWEDVETRATAIRIGNPVNAPKALPGIRNTNGTAVAVSDERITEAQRDLAEEGVGVEPASAASVAGLRKLREAGEIDAGEDVVCLTTGHLLKDPDAAAEAGADPEPVPNDTDKVLDHLAGKPVSTDGRGLLRKVLGAVR encoded by the coding sequence ATGGCGACTCTCGACCTCGAACTCGGCGGTCCGCAGACGGTCCCCGAGGCGGCCGACGACGGCGTCTGGCTGACCTGTATCGAATGCGGCGAGACGTTCGCGCCCTTCGACGACGTCCGCTACACCTGCGACGACTGCGACGGGTTGCTGGAGGCCCGCTACGCCGACGCGCCGACCTTCGACGACTTCGAGGGCCGTGGCGTCTGGCGCTACAGTTCCGCGCTGCCGTTCGAGGAGGGCGTGACGCTCCCCGAGGGCGACACGCCGCTGCACTACGTCCCCGACCTGGAAGACGACATCGGTGTCCGCAACCTCCGGATCAAACACGAGGGGATGAACCCCACCGGCTCGTTCAAGGACCGCGGGATGACGGTGGGCGTCCGCGTCGCCGAGGAGGTCGGCGTCGACCGGCTCGCCTGCGCCTCGACGGGCAACACGAGCGCGGCGCTGGCCGCCTACGGCGCCCGGGCCAACCTCGAAACCCTCGTCCTCCTCCCCGCCGGCAAGGTCGCCGCCGGGAAGGTCGCGCAGGCCAGTTTGCACGGCGCCCGCATCCTCGAGGTCGACGGCAACTTCGACTCCTGTCTCGACATCGTGCAGGACCTGGCGAGCCGCGGGGAGGCCTACCTCCTGAACTCGCTGAACCCCTTCCGCCTGGAGGGCCAGAAGACGATCGGCTTCGAGATCCTCGAGCGGTTCTACGAGGACGAGGGCCGCTTCCCCGACCGGATCGTCCTCCCGGTCGGCAACGCGGGCAACACCGCGGCGCTGTACAAGGCCTTCCGCGAACTCGTCCGGAGCGGCGAACTCGCGCCGGGCGACGTCCCCAAACTCACGGGCGTCCAGGCCGAGGGCGCCGCGCCCATGGTCGAGGCCATCGAGAAGGGCTGGGAAGACACCGAGCGCTGGGAGGACGTCGAGACCCGCGCGACCGCGATCCGCATCGGGAACCCCGTCAACGCCCCGAAGGCGCTGCCCGGGATCCGCAACACGAACGGAACCGCAGTGGCCGTCTCCGACGAGCGGATCACCGAGGCCCAGCGCGACCTGGCCGAAGAGGGCGTCGGCGTCGAACCCGCCTCGGCCGCCTCGGTCGCTGGCCTCCGAAAGCTCCGCGAGGCCGGCGAGATCGACGCCGGCGAGGACGTCGTCTGCCTGACGACCGGCCACCTCCTCAAGGACCCCGACGCCGCCGCCGAGGCCGGCGCGGACCCCGAACCCGTCCCCAACGACACGGACAAAGTGCTCGATCACCTCGCGGGCAAGCCCGTGAGCACCGACGGCCGCGGCCTGCTCCGGAAGGTGCTGGGCGCGGTCCGGTAA
- a CDS encoding universal stress protein, producing MAERDDHRVLVPVDVLEGEGVPETIIHAIASLPVVILGYHEIPDQTSPEQARTNYGPQVRAELDELRGVFEAAGCDVTTRMVFTHDRFETFERAAVALHCDGTLLLNPAPVLESLLVAVRGDVNLDNIARLVAAFLEGTTIDVTLFHVVTDEENRERGVVTLETAAATLVEHGVEPDRIERVVVEDRPTDAILTAAGDHDLLVIGESRPSIRRYIFRDRAERIAKRTIDPVLVIRRAYLEAPATERERDR from the coding sequence ATGGCTGAGAGAGACGACCATCGAGTACTCGTCCCGGTCGACGTTCTCGAGGGGGAGGGAGTCCCGGAGACGATTATCCACGCGATCGCATCGCTTCCGGTCGTGATCCTCGGCTACCACGAGATCCCGGATCAGACGTCGCCGGAACAGGCGCGCACGAACTACGGGCCGCAGGTCCGCGCGGAACTGGACGAACTCCGGGGCGTGTTCGAGGCCGCTGGCTGTGACGTCACGACCCGAATGGTGTTCACGCACGACCGATTCGAGACGTTCGAGCGCGCCGCCGTCGCGCTCCACTGTGACGGGACCTTGCTACTGAACCCGGCGCCGGTTCTCGAATCGCTTCTCGTCGCGGTACGCGGGGACGTCAACCTCGACAACATCGCGCGACTCGTCGCAGCGTTCCTCGAAGGCACGACGATCGACGTGACACTGTTCCACGTCGTCACGGACGAGGAGAACCGCGAACGGGGGGTCGTCACGCTGGAGACCGCGGCGGCGACGCTCGTCGAACACGGCGTCGAACCCGACCGTATCGAGCGCGTCGTCGTCGAGGACCGGCCAACCGATGCCATCCTCACGGCGGCGGGCGACCACGACCTGCTCGTCATCGGGGAGAGTCGGCCGTCGATCCGTCGGTACATCTTCCGGGACCGGGCCGAGCGAATTGCCAAGCGAACGATCGACCCGGTGCTCGTGATCCGCAGGGCGTATCTGGAGGCACCTGCGACGGAGCGGGAGCGGGATCGGTGA
- the serA gene encoding phosphoglycerate dehydrogenase: protein MKVLVTDPIADAGLQRLRAAGHDVETAYDVEGEALLDAVADANALIVRSGTEVTEAVFEAATDLVIVGRAGIGVDNIDIDAATDHGVIVANAPEGNVRAAAEHTVAMTFATARSIPQAHARLRGGEWAKGEFLGTELNGKTLGIVGLGRVGQEVAKRLGSLGMNLVAFDPYISEERADQLGADLAADLDSCLDRADLITIHTPLTPETENMIGEEQLAQLEGGYVVNCARGGIIDEPALAEAVEDGILAGAAIDVFAEEPIDPDNPLLDVEDVIVTPHLGASTEAAQENVATATADQVIAAFRGEPVMNALNAPSMDESAFPRVRPYIDLAETAGKIAVQLFDDRVEDVKISYEGDIADEELDLVTASALKGCFEPLEWQVNAVNAPRIAEERGIDVTETKSRSSADFQSLVTVTVSNGENEVSVCGTQFAGGDPRIVRIDGYRVDAIPHGHMLVARNEDVPGVIGFIGSTLGDHDVNIAAMFNARETIGGEALSVYNLDDPPSDEVFDAILDDDRIIDVSYISLNGQAEDEE, encoded by the coding sequence ATGAAGGTACTCGTCACGGACCCGATCGCGGACGCGGGGCTTCAGCGACTCCGCGCGGCGGGCCACGACGTGGAGACCGCCTACGACGTGGAGGGGGAGGCACTGCTCGACGCCGTCGCCGACGCGAACGCCCTGATCGTTCGCTCGGGGACCGAAGTCACCGAGGCCGTCTTCGAGGCCGCGACCGACCTCGTCATCGTCGGTCGCGCCGGCATCGGCGTCGACAACATCGACATCGACGCCGCCACGGACCACGGCGTCATCGTGGCCAACGCGCCGGAGGGGAACGTCCGGGCGGCGGCCGAACACACCGTCGCGATGACGTTCGCCACCGCTCGCTCGATCCCGCAGGCTCACGCCCGCCTCCGTGGCGGCGAGTGGGCCAAAGGCGAGTTCCTCGGCACCGAACTCAACGGCAAGACCCTCGGTATCGTCGGCCTCGGCCGCGTCGGCCAGGAGGTCGCGAAGCGCCTGGGGAGCCTCGGGATGAACCTCGTCGCTTTCGACCCCTACATCTCCGAGGAGCGGGCCGACCAGCTCGGCGCCGACCTCGCCGCGGACCTCGATTCGTGTCTCGACCGCGCCGACCTCATCACGATCCACACGCCCCTGACGCCGGAGACGGAGAACATGATCGGCGAGGAACAGCTGGCCCAGCTCGAGGGCGGCTACGTCGTCAACTGCGCCCGCGGCGGGATCATCGACGAGCCCGCGCTGGCCGAGGCCGTCGAGGACGGCATCCTCGCCGGCGCGGCCATCGACGTCTTCGCCGAGGAGCCGATCGACCCGGACAACCCGCTGCTCGACGTCGAGGACGTCATCGTCACGCCCCACCTCGGCGCGAGCACGGAGGCCGCCCAGGAGAACGTCGCGACCGCGACGGCCGACCAGGTCATCGCCGCCTTCCGCGGCGAGCCGGTCATGAACGCGCTGAACGCCCCGTCGATGGACGAGTCGGCGTTCCCCCGCGTCCGGCCGTACATCGACCTGGCCGAGACCGCCGGGAAGATCGCCGTCCAGCTGTTCGACGACCGCGTCGAGGACGTCAAGATCTCCTACGAGGGTGACATCGCCGACGAGGAACTGGACCTGGTGACCGCCAGCGCGCTCAAGGGCTGTTTCGAGCCCCTCGAGTGGCAGGTCAACGCCGTCAACGCCCCGCGGATCGCCGAGGAGCGCGGCATCGACGTGACCGAGACCAAGAGCCGTTCCTCTGCGGACTTCCAGAGTCTCGTGACCGTCACCGTCAGCAACGGCGAGAACGAAGTCAGCGTCTGCGGCACCCAGTTCGCCGGCGGCGACCCGCGCATCGTCCGCATCGACGGCTACCGGGTCGACGCCATCCCGCACGGCCACATGCTCGTCGCGCGCAACGAGGACGTCCCCGGCGTCATCGGCTTCATCGGCTCGACGCTGGGCGACCACGACGTCAACATCGCCGCGATGTTCAACGCCCGCGAGACCATCGGCGGCGAGGCCCTCTCGGTCTACAACCTCGACGACCCGCCGAGCGACGAGGTGTTCGACGCGATCCTCGACGACGACCGGATCATCGACGTCAGCTACATCAGCCTCAACGGACAGGCCGAAGACGAAGAGTAG
- a CDS encoding DUF7504 family protein, which translates to MSDGTGTPLDPTALSTGESVLIAGPAMTGKRRLLFDLVGSSPDKAAILISTKRDGAQFQRSFLDSHAADPSEATDRPSGDDGAASSGADGWSVRTVDCVSRSRGFGQHRDTDTVRYVSSAGDLTGVGIAASGFMREFYHADREARVGLHSLSTMLMYADLRRVYQFVHVLTGRIDSSGFVGAFTLDTTTRNSESLDVLTQVFDALVEVRDEGDGPELKVRGGEFGPRQWTEF; encoded by the coding sequence GTGAGCGACGGGACGGGGACGCCCCTCGATCCGACGGCGCTGTCCACCGGCGAGAGCGTGCTGATCGCCGGGCCGGCCATGACCGGCAAGCGACGGCTCCTGTTCGATCTCGTGGGCTCGAGCCCGGACAAGGCCGCCATCCTGATCTCGACGAAACGTGACGGTGCGCAGTTCCAGAGGAGCTTCCTGGATAGTCACGCGGCCGACCCGAGTGAGGCCACGGACAGACCGAGCGGTGACGATGGAGCCGCGAGCAGCGGGGCCGACGGCTGGTCGGTCCGGACCGTCGACTGCGTCTCCCGGAGCCGGGGGTTCGGGCAGCACCGGGACACCGATACCGTGCGCTACGTCTCCAGCGCGGGCGACCTCACCGGCGTCGGGATCGCCGCCTCGGGGTTCATGCGGGAGTTCTACCACGCCGACCGCGAGGCCCGCGTCGGCCTGCACTCACTGTCGACGATGCTGATGTACGCGGACCTCCGCCGTGTCTACCAGTTCGTCCACGTCCTGACCGGCCGCATCGACTCCTCCGGATTCGTGGGCGCGTTCACCCTCGATACCACGACCAGAAATTCGGAGTCACTGGACGTGTTGACCCAGGTGTTCGACGCGCTGGTCGAAGTGCGCGACGAGGGGGACGGACCGGAGCTCAAGGTTCGCGGCGGCGAGTTCGGCCCCCGGCAGTGGACCGAGTTCTGA